Proteins encoded within one genomic window of Halorussus salilacus:
- a CDS encoding OsmC family protein codes for MTKEVTTTSEAGFQADNRIRDFDHTIDATGEEAPDTLEALLAAYASCYVPALRVGAEQRDVGDLGKVEIDVEGGLDDDDKLDSVTFVVRTEAELDDEQAEAVVERANELCKVHDALKESLAAEVEVQGGAF; via the coding sequence ATGACGAAAGAAGTCACCACCACGTCCGAAGCGGGATTCCAGGCCGACAACCGAATTCGGGACTTCGACCACACCATCGACGCCACGGGCGAGGAGGCCCCCGACACGCTCGAAGCGCTCCTCGCGGCCTACGCTTCCTGTTACGTTCCCGCGCTCCGCGTGGGTGCCGAACAGCGCGACGTCGGCGACCTCGGGAAGGTCGAGATCGACGTGGAGGGCGGTCTCGACGACGACGACAAACTCGACAGCGTCACCTTCGTCGTCCGGACCGAGGCCGAACTCGACGACGAGCAGGCCGAGGCGGTCGTCGAGCGCGCGAACGAACTCTGCAAGGTCCACGACGCGCTGAAGGAGTCGCTGGCGGCCGAGGTC
- a CDS encoding metal-dependent hydrolase, translating into MNITYYGHSTFHVEVGETELLIDPFFDNPKTDTDPEELDPDYLLLTHGHADHIGDVDRYEGTKLVATPEVVSYCRDEYGEFEAVGGMGMNLGGTVECGDAFVTMHRADHTNGMDTDYGATGGMPAGFIISDTKPTQVADEESQTFYHAGDTGLMTEMRDVIGPHLEPDVAAVPIGDHFTMGPWQAAIAVDWLDVDYAVPIHYDTFPPIEQDPEDFAREVKAVGSDTEVRALDGDESFDLADEL; encoded by the coding sequence ATGAATATCACCTACTACGGCCACTCGACGTTCCACGTCGAAGTCGGCGAGACCGAACTGCTCATCGACCCGTTCTTCGACAACCCCAAGACCGACACCGACCCCGAGGAACTCGACCCCGACTACCTCCTGCTCACCCACGGCCACGCCGACCACATCGGCGACGTGGACCGCTACGAGGGGACGAAACTCGTCGCGACCCCCGAGGTCGTCTCGTACTGCCGCGACGAGTACGGCGAGTTCGAGGCGGTCGGCGGGATGGGGATGAACCTCGGCGGCACGGTCGAGTGCGGCGACGCGTTCGTCACGATGCACCGGGCCGACCACACCAACGGCATGGACACCGACTACGGCGCGACCGGCGGGATGCCCGCTGGATTCATCATCAGCGACACCAAGCCGACGCAGGTGGCAGACGAGGAGAGCCAGACCTTCTACCACGCGGGCGACACCGGCCTGATGACCGAGATGCGCGACGTCATCGGCCCGCACCTCGAACCCGACGTCGCCGCGGTCCCCATCGGCGACCACTTCACGATGGGGCCGTGGCAGGCCGCCATCGCGGTCGACTGGCTCGACGTCGACTACGCCGTCCCGATTCACTACGACACCTTCCCGCCCATCGAGCAGGACCCCGAGGACTTCGCCCGCGAGGTCAAGGCCGTCGGGAGCGACACCGAGGTCCGCGCGCTCGACGGCGACGAGTCGTTCGACCTCGCCGACGAGCTGTAG